In Gossypium raimondii isolate GPD5lz chromosome 12, ASM2569854v1, whole genome shotgun sequence, a single window of DNA contains:
- the LOC105764308 gene encoding ALBINO3-like protein 1, chloroplastic produces MAFSLSFRPNMPLVLSPFLDRTGPPIPLLNRPQFPGFSARGQFLRGSLSVAKFGFKPGLLPDPEASEGVLRELFTRAESLLYTIADAAVSSSDTIATTTSATTKQNNDWLSGIANSMETVLKVLKDGLSALHVPYAYGFAIILLTVLVKAATFPLTRKQVESAMAMRSLQPQIKAIQQRYAGDQERIQLETARLYKLAGINPLAGCLPTLATIPVWIGLYRALSNVADEGLLTEGFFWIPSLAGPTTIAARQNGSGISWLFPFVDGHPPLGWSDTFAYLVLPVLLVISQYVSVQIMQSAQSNDPNMKNSQALTKFLPLMIGYFALSVPSGLSLYWFTNNILSTAQQVWLQKLGGAKNPAKQLNDDIINEEQARLQKSLSELNATRKEAKLEEKLTPEGLRPGERFKQLKEQEARRKQQQEEERRKAQEAAAKADQLTNERNETVFDKENGAGTGLSTKKNEKHQSEIGQGSSNVGVNGDLSSPELKENQKVSSFSNNNEYSEHAEKGAVELYTSTATSNNKSSEEDMQENTRE; encoded by the exons atggccTTTTCTCTCTCGTTCAGACCCAACATGCCCCTCGTTCTATCTCCTTTCCTTGACCGAACCGGACCCCCCATTCCTCTTTTAAATCGACCTCAATTTCCCGGTTTTTCTGCTCGCGGGCAGTTCCTTCGTGGTTCTCTATCCGTGGCCAAGTTTGGGTTCAAACCCGGACTCTTGCCCGACCCGGAGGCTTCCGAAGGTGTTCTCAGAGAGCTGTTCACTAGAGCCGAAAGCCTTCTTTATACGATTGCTGATGCTGCTGTTTCGTCTTCCGACACCATTGCTACAACCACTAGTGCTACtactaaacaaaataatgattgGCTTTCTGGAATTGCCAATTCCATGGAAACTGTTTTGAAG GTCTTGAAAGATGGGTTATCGGCTTTGCATGTTCCTTACGCTTATGGTTTTGCAATTATACTTCTGACTGTGCTTGTTAAGGCTGCTACTTTTCCTTTGACTAGGAAGCAG GTAGAGTCTGCAATGGCCATGCGATCATTACAGCCTCAAATAAAGGCTATTCAGCAGCGGTATGCTGGAGATCAG GAGAGAATTCAGCTCGAAACTGCTCGACTATATAAACTGGCAGGGATAAACCCATTAGCAG GTTGCCTTCCCACACTTGCGACAATTCCGGTTTGGATTGGGCTTTATAGAGCCCTGTCAAATGTGGCGGATGAG GGTCTCCTCACGGAAGGCTTCTTTTGGATACCCTCCTTGGCCGGTCCAACCACAATTGCTGCTCGACAGAATGGCAGTGGCATCTCTTGGCTTTTTCCTTTTGTA GATGGACACCCACCTCTTGGATGGTCAGATACATTTGCATATCTTGTCTTGCCCGTTTTGCTGGTTATCTCACAGTACGTATCTGTCCAAATCATGCAATCTGCACAG AGCAATGATCCAAACATGAAGAACTCTCAAGCGCTGACAAAGTTCCTCCCTTTAATGATTGGTTATTTTGCTCTTTCAGTTCCTTCTGGTCTAAGTTTATATTG GTTCACAAATAACATATTAAGCACAGCACAACAAGTGTGGCTTCAAAAGTTAGGGGGAGCAAAGAATCCGGCAAAGCAACTTAATGATgatatcatcaatgaagagCAAGCTCGCCTTCAGAAGTCTCTCTCTGAATTGAATGCTACCAGAAAAGAGGCCAAACTAGAAGAAAAGTTGACACCCGAGGGGCTGCGCCCTGGAGAACG ATTTAAGCAGCTAAAGGAGCAAGAGGCGAGAAGAAAACAgcaacaagaagaagaaaggaggAAAGCTCAAGAGGCAGCAGCTAAAGCTGATCAATTAACCAATGAGAGAAATGAGACGGTCTTTGATAAGGAAAATGGTGCTGGAACTGGCTTAAGCACTAAAAAGAATGAGAAACATCAATCTGAGATAGGCCAGGGTTCCTCCAATGTAGGTGTGAATGGGGACCTCTCGAGTCCAGAGTTGAAGGAAAATCAAAAGGTTTCTTCATTTAGCAATAACAATGAATACTCGGAACATGCAGAGAAG GGAGCAGTTGAACTATACACAAGTACAGCCACTTCAAACAACAAATCTTCTGAAGAAGACATGCAGGAAAACACAAGGGAGTGA
- the LOC105762197 gene encoding uncharacterized protein LOC105762197: MTRSYAKAHNNLVSKSSVMGDEETSAAKLEAFMEQMVTRQRPLEEQMSVLSLSIQKTTKGYSKKNSEEQGNNGGRIKNSNSQQGFVPSRLNAGEKFRTIRLTGLTPKVLVDEILDAVGHVNEFYQQDAKEKGKMLGAPIGREKFSVNHLFFADDCILFGDASNEGAEVVRTVIHEYEVASGQRVNFDKSPIYFGANVAPSVRGEIVNLLGVRLASNLEKYLGFPMMVGRRKKWAFANFVDRFKKRIEGWSLRYLSMGGNEVFIKSVLQAISIYAMQCFLLPKTLCRSLESIMNRFWWTNNKTLKGIHWSNWDALCKPKCLGGLGFKNLYLFNKALLVKQVWRILSQPQCLLAKVLKARYFPFSDVLTAKEIRPFWTTINQLIINGDGIWNKELIHSLVDDDTASRIFSIPLSKSGPEDMRVWEFEGSGEYTVRSGYRALITDYLQSNLYMPYRDEVYKGFYTDLWALNIPEKIKIHAWRLFNNLVPHYGNLARRTLCEETVCPLCKEELESTEHLLWSCGVLQNVWTSLQIQIPLSVDFLDSKDNFVKTYFAADSRKKRIITISLWCIWFHRNKLVNERVKFSLPKLLGFIRGYEQELCFVYENLYSKFATTIVLARDYRGEVVGADTYLYEEVVDAFVVEARACEKALLFTRMMGFRRLIVEGGSLTVIKSVKKQEEDRSVLKLIIHYIRRLHLLFEDVTYNFVPREVNGAAHALALEGRRRRVCGNWVDDVLDSVRLVVETDWLSWIQRI; this comes from the exons ATGACTAGATCCTATGCTAAGGCTCATAATAACTTGGTATCAAAGTCTTCTGTTATGGGTGACGAAGAGACTTCCGCAGCCAAGCTGGAGGCTTTCATGGAACAAATGGTTACAAGGCAACGACCATTAGAGGAGCAGATGTCAGTGTTATCTCTTTCTATCCAAAAGACAACGAAAGGGTAttcaaagaaaaatagtgaAGAACAGGGCAATAATGGAGGCAGGATAAAGAATTCAAACTCGCAACAAG gctttgtgcctagcaggcttaacGCCGGTGAAAAATTTCGGACTATACGTCTAACAGGCTTAACGCCG AAAGTTCTTGTCGATGAAATATTAGATGCAGTTGGACATGTGAATGAATTTTATCAGCAA GATGCGAAAGAGAAAGGGAAGATGTTGGGGGCACCTATTGGTAGAGAGAAGTTTTCAGTTAATCATTTGTTTTTTGCTGATGATTGTATTCTATTCGGTGATGCTTCAAATGAGGGTGCTGAGGTGGTTCGGACTGTTATTCATGAATATGAAGTGGCTTCGGGGCAGCGAGTGAATTTTGATAAGTCACCCATTTATTTTGGTGCAAATGTTGCACCTAGTGTCCGGGGAGAGATAGTCAATTTGTTAGGGGTTCGGTTGGCCTCTAATCTTGAGAAGTACTTAGGTTTTCCCATGATGGTAGGTAGAAGGAAAAAGTGGGCTTTTGCTAATTTTGTGGACCGATTCAAGAAAAGGATTGAGGGGTGGAGTTTGCGGTATCTATCAATGGGGGGCAATGAGGTTTTTATAAAATCAGTTTTGCAGGCAATATCCATTTATGCTATGCAATGCTTTCTGTTGCCTAAGACATTATGCCGATCGCTTGAAAGCATTATGAATCGTTTCTGGTGGACgaataataaaactttgaaGGGGATCCATTGGAGTAATTGGGACGCGTTATGTAAACCGAAATGCTTGGGAGGGCTTGGgtttaaaaatttgtatttgtttaatAAGGCCTTATTAGTTAAGCAGGTGTGGCGCATTTTGTCCCAGCCTCAGTGTCTTTTAGCCAAGGTTTTAAAGGCTCGTTACTTTCCTTTTTCTGATGTTTTAACAGCTAAG GAAATTAGGCCTTTTTGGACgacaattaatcaattaataattaatgggGATGGTATCTGGAACAAAGAGCTAATTCATAGTTTGGTGGATGATGATACAGCAAGTCGGATCTTCTCTATTCCCCTTTCTAAGAGTGGTCCAGAGGATATGCGGGTCTGGGAGTTCGAAGGTTCGGGTGAATACACAGTCAGGAGTGGATATCGGGCCCTTATTACAGATTATTTACAGAGTAATTTATACATGCCCTATAGGGATGAGGTTTACAAAGGATTTTACACTGATCTATGGGCTTTGAATATCCctgagaaaattaaaatacatgcaTGGAGGTTATTTAATAATCTGGTGCCTCACTATGGCAATCTGGCGCGCAGAACCTTGTGTGAGGAGACCGTGTGCCCACTGTGTAAGGAAGAGCTGGAAAGCACTGAGCATCTTTTGTGGTCTTGTGGGGTTTTACAGAATGTATGGACATCGTTGCAAATTCAAATCCCTCTTTCTGTTGATTTCTTGGATTCTAAAGATAACTTTGTCAAAACATATTTTGCAGCAGATAGCCGTAAAAAACGAATCATTACTATTTCATTATGGTGCATTTGGTTTCATAGGAATAAGTTGGTTAATGAAAGGGTTAAGTTCTCATTGCCAAAATTATTGGGTTTTATCAGAGGCTATGAACAAGAACTTTGTTTTGTTTATGAGAACCTCTATTCT AAGTTTGCTACAACAATAGTCTTAGCCAGAGATTACAGAGGGGAAGTTGTAGGGGCTGACACTTATCTGTATGAAGAAGTCGTTGATGCTTTTGTGGTAGAGGCTCGAGCTTGTGAAAAGGCGTTATTATTCACGCGTATGATGGGCTTTCGGCGGCTGATTGTGGAAGGGGGTTCGCTAACTGTCATCAAAAGTGTTAAGAAACAGGAGGAAGATAGATCGGTTCTCAAATTGATAATTCATTATATTCGTCGATTGCATCTGCTTTTTGAAGATGTCACTTACAATTTTGTGCCCCGTGAGGTTAATGGTGCGGCTCATGCTCTGGCGCTGGAAGGTCGGAGAAGAAGGGTGTGTGGGAACTGGGTTGATGATGTTCTGGACTCTGTAAGGTTGGTGGTGGAGACAGATTGGCTGTCTTGGATTCAGAGGATCTGA